A portion of the Pseudomonas koreensis genome contains these proteins:
- a CDS encoding GntR family transcriptional regulator, with protein sequence MNEQLQPLKKQPRAGKAGRSGTQDDIVYAHIFEAILEQRLAPGTKLSEEALGEIFGVSRTIIRRALSRLAHEGVVLLRPNRGAVVASPSVEEARQVFLARRLVERAITELAVQHATAEQIAELRQMVNDERDSFSRGDRGAGIRLSGEFHLKLAEAAMNAPLISFQRSLVSQTSLIIAQYESGNRSHCSYDEHTQLIDAIEKRDGELAVSLMMHHMDHIDSKLNLDEEGASDDLHAVFSHLLQTKKPGRSSAKL encoded by the coding sequence ATGAACGAACAGTTGCAACCCCTCAAGAAACAACCGCGAGCAGGCAAAGCCGGCCGCAGCGGGACCCAGGACGATATTGTCTACGCGCATATCTTCGAGGCCATCCTCGAACAGCGCCTGGCGCCCGGCACCAAATTGAGCGAAGAAGCGCTGGGGGAAATCTTCGGGGTCAGCCGCACCATCATTCGCCGCGCGCTGTCGCGTCTGGCCCATGAAGGCGTGGTGCTGTTGCGGCCGAACCGTGGCGCGGTGGTCGCCAGCCCGAGCGTTGAAGAGGCGCGTCAGGTTTTCCTAGCCCGGCGTCTGGTCGAACGCGCCATTACCGAATTGGCCGTGCAACACGCCACCGCTGAGCAGATCGCCGAACTGCGGCAGATGGTCAATGATGAACGCGACAGTTTCTCCCGTGGTGATCGCGGCGCCGGTATTCGTCTGTCGGGCGAGTTCCATCTGAAACTGGCAGAAGCGGCGATGAACGCACCGTTGATCAGCTTCCAGCGCAGCCTGGTTTCGCAGACTTCGCTGATCATTGCCCAGTATGAAAGCGGCAACCGCTCGCACTGCTCGTACGACGAACACACTCAACTGATCGACGCGATCGAGAAGCGCGACGGCGAACTGGCGGTGAGCCTGATGATGCACCACATGGATCACATCGACAGCAAGCTCAACCTCGACGAGGAAGGCGCGTCGGATGACTTGCATGCGGTGTTCTCGCATTTGTTGCAGACCAAAAAGCCGGGGCGCTCGAGCGCCAAGCTCTGA
- the guaD gene encoding guanine deaminase translates to MPLTRKAYRAAILHSIADPAEVGIEASYEYFEDGLLVVDDGKISAVGHASELLPTLPADIEINHHQDALITPGFIDTHIHLPQTGMAGAYGEQLLDWLNTYTFPCESQFGDKAHADEVADIFIKELLRNGTTTALVFGSVHPQSVNSFFEAAEKLDLRMIAGKVMMDRNAPDYLVDTAESSYVDSKALIERWHGKGRLHYAVTPRFAPTSSPEQLTLAGQLLTEYPDLYMQTHISENLKEIEWVKELFPERKGYLDVYDHYQLLGERSVFAHGVHLCDDECARLAETGSAVSFCPTSNLFLGSGLFNLPMAEKHKLNVGLGTDVGGGTSFSLLQTLNEAYKVMQLQGARLSPFKSLYLATLGGARALRLEDKIGNLQPGSDADFLVLDYNATPLLSYRLKQSKNIAETLFVLMTLGDDRTVAQTYAAGALVHQR, encoded by the coding sequence ATGCCTCTGACTCGCAAAGCCTACCGCGCCGCCATCCTGCACAGCATCGCCGACCCTGCCGAAGTCGGCATCGAAGCCTCCTACGAATATTTCGAGGACGGCCTGCTGGTGGTCGATGACGGCAAGATCAGCGCCGTCGGCCACGCCAGCGAACTGCTGCCAACCCTGCCGGCGGATATCGAGATCAATCACCATCAGGATGCGCTGATTACCCCGGGCTTCATCGACACACATATTCACCTGCCGCAAACCGGCATGGCCGGCGCCTACGGCGAGCAATTGCTCGATTGGTTGAACACCTACACCTTCCCCTGCGAAAGCCAGTTTGGCGACAAGGCCCACGCCGACGAAGTCGCCGACATCTTCATCAAGGAACTGCTGCGCAACGGCACCACCACCGCGCTAGTGTTCGGCAGCGTCCATCCGCAATCGGTGAATTCGTTTTTCGAAGCCGCCGAGAAGCTCGACCTGCGCATGATCGCCGGCAAGGTGATGATGGACCGCAATGCCCCAGACTATCTGGTCGATACCGCCGAATCGAGCTACGTCGACAGCAAGGCGCTGATCGAACGCTGGCACGGCAAGGGCCGTTTGCATTACGCGGTGACGCCGCGCTTCGCCCCCACCAGCAGCCCGGAACAACTGACCCTCGCCGGGCAGCTGCTGACGGAATACCCGGATCTGTACATGCAGACCCACATCAGCGAAAACCTCAAGGAAATCGAGTGGGTCAAGGAACTGTTCCCGGAGCGCAAGGGCTACCTCGATGTTTACGATCACTATCAACTGCTCGGCGAGCGATCGGTGTTCGCCCACGGCGTGCACCTGTGTGATGACGAATGCGCACGGCTGGCGGAAACCGGCTCGGCGGTCTCGTTCTGCCCGACCTCGAACCTGTTCCTCGGCAGCGGCCTGTTCAACCTGCCGATGGCCGAGAAGCACAAGCTCAATGTCGGCCTCGGTACCGACGTCGGCGGCGGCACCAGTTTCTCGCTGCTGCAGACGCTGAACGAAGCTTACAAAGTGATGCAACTGCAGGGCGCGCGGCTGAGCCCATTCAAGTCGCTGTATCTGGCGACCCTGGGTGGTGCGCGGGCGCTGCGTCTGGAAGATAAAATTGGCAATCTGCAACCGGGCAGTGACGCCGACTTCCTGGTGCTGGATTACAACGCCACGCCGCTGCTCAGCTATCGCTTGAAGCAGTCCAAGAACATTGCCGAGACGTTGTTCGTGCTGATGACGCTGGGGGATGACCGCACCGTGGCGCAGACGTATGCGGCGGGGGCGTTGGTGCATCAGCGCTAA
- the xdhC gene encoding xanthine dehydrogenase accessory protein XdhC, translated as MYNWIDALADLQNQGEPCVLVTIIEELGSTPRNAGSKMVVSAERLFDTIGGGHLEFKAMQIAREMLASGKQDTHLERFSLGASLGQCCGGATVLLFEPMGQVQAQIAVFGAGHVGRTLVPLLASLPCRVRWIDSREAEFPEHIPHGVRKIVSEEPVDEVDDLPAGSYCIVMTHNHQLDLELTAAILKRNDFTWFGLIGSKTKRAKFEHRLRDRGFDPNVVQRMRCPMGIGEVKGKLPVEIAISIAGEIIATYNANFGQHSARAEPIARLLPASRRSQAAKLKASN; from the coding sequence ATGTACAACTGGATCGACGCCCTCGCCGACCTGCAGAATCAGGGCGAGCCCTGTGTGCTGGTGACGATCATCGAAGAACTCGGTTCGACGCCACGCAACGCCGGCTCGAAAATGGTCGTCAGTGCCGAGCGCCTGTTCGACACCATTGGTGGCGGCCATCTGGAATTCAAAGCCATGCAGATCGCCCGCGAGATGCTCGCCAGCGGTAAGCAGGACACGCATCTGGAGCGCTTCAGCCTCGGCGCCAGCCTGGGCCAGTGCTGCGGTGGCGCCACCGTGTTGCTGTTCGAACCGATGGGCCAGGTGCAGGCGCAGATTGCCGTGTTCGGTGCCGGCCATGTCGGTCGCACCCTCGTGCCGCTGCTGGCCAGCCTGCCCTGCCGGGTGCGCTGGATCGATTCGCGCGAGGCCGAGTTCCCCGAACACATCCCCCACGGCGTGCGTAAAATCGTCAGCGAAGAACCGGTGGATGAAGTCGATGACCTGCCCGCCGGCAGCTACTGCATCGTCATGACCCACAACCATCAGCTCGACCTGGAGCTGACCGCCGCGATTCTCAAGCGCAACGACTTCACTTGGTTCGGCCTGATCGGCTCAAAAACCAAACGCGCTAAATTCGAACACCGCCTGCGCGATCGTGGTTTCGACCCGAACGTGGTGCAACGCATGCGCTGCCCGATGGGCATCGGCGAAGTCAAAGGCAAATTGCCTGTGGAAATCGCCATCTCCATCGCCGGCGAAATCATCGCTACCTACAACGCCAATTTCGGCCAGCACAGTGCCCGCGCCGAACCGATTGCCCGACTGCTGCCCGCCTCGCGCCGCAGTCAGGCGGCCAAACTCAAAGCCTCAAACTGA